One genomic window of Ralstonia pickettii includes the following:
- a CDS encoding replication initiation protein, with the protein MLVEEDKPVAYSEPALAERNVTMSNALTRAAHSLTLAEKRLIAACIAKNDSIPFVELRREGAWRVRLSAAEYAEAFGVDANTAYEQLQGASDSLFNRYVRTVRETRRGPEEFKFRWVGSAKYHKGEGWIELVWFQEVVPHLFGLRQEFTTYKLRQAAALRSVYAWRLFECFKSWAATGRYTPTIEEFHRAMDASESQRKNFKDLRRRVIEPAVKELREKNGLHIEWEPETAGRKVVKLDFRFRVSPQGALF; encoded by the coding sequence ATGTTAGTCGAGGAAGACAAGCCGGTCGCGTACAGCGAGCCGGCGCTGGCCGAGCGCAACGTCACCATGAGCAACGCGCTCACGCGGGCAGCACACAGCCTGACGCTTGCCGAAAAGCGGTTAATTGCAGCGTGCATCGCAAAGAACGACTCGATCCCGTTTGTCGAGCTGCGAAGGGAAGGCGCCTGGCGGGTGCGGCTCTCTGCGGCCGAGTACGCCGAGGCCTTCGGCGTGGATGCCAACACGGCATACGAGCAGCTGCAGGGGGCTAGCGACAGCCTGTTCAACCGCTACGTGCGCACGGTGCGGGAAACCCGCAGAGGGCCGGAGGAATTCAAGTTCCGCTGGGTGGGTAGTGCGAAGTATCACAAGGGCGAGGGCTGGATCGAGCTGGTCTGGTTCCAGGAAGTGGTGCCGCACCTGTTCGGCTTGCGCCAGGAATTCACGACCTACAAGCTGCGCCAGGCGGCCGCTCTGCGCTCGGTCTACGCCTGGCGCCTGTTCGAGTGCTTCAAGTCCTGGGCGGCCACCGGCCGATACACGCCGACGATCGAGGAATTTCATCGGGCAATGGATGCGTCCGAAAGCCAGCGCAAGAACTTCAAGGATCTGCGCCGGCGCGTCATCGAGCCGGCCGTGAAGGAGCTGCGGGAGAAAAACGGCCTGCACATCGAATGGGAACCCGAGACGGCCGGTCGCAAAGTCGTCAAGCTGGACTTCCGGTTTCGCGTCTCGCCCCAAGGGGCGCTTTTCTGA
- a CDS encoding type IV secretion system DNA-binding domain-containing protein, with protein sequence MALLAWSSPWYWVVLAVALATVGLLHPVPWTLKDDEDSFVAHLVLWVRKAAAYTALWGILAIPLLVYCSFVLSADTSSGQASSVFLEWGADRLGRYWMMVAGAFVVGLALRFLWDRYAVPVLSKYWRSLRIEQETDKLVDAREEVATLKAKEFKPEDYFVDGKIFYGLDDDGQPIYFDLDRFRTTHHAILGPTNYGKGIVLQSIFKQCIRFGFGIFYVDPKGDNWLPYLLQNEAKAAGRRFVYLDLNPEGRGVWHPFLGGAFRQRRTRIVRAFNLESFGTDADVHKAKERGLLDDALEGTDGTIKSLLEYVKKNAETGRDNLSTLRDSLREWSRVDTFSQSVKRKGHSIEQCLMNNAIVYVRGDLADPVIKAATKAYISELVTEIKRLDATRPAHVVLGIDELKFLACAEINEALATIRQHQCNMLLAAQSIANLEAPDDKRLDGKALAREFEVNTPIKFVYRAADERTAEWAENLSAGQWLNVVQREQTKANKHGGEQWEANRTVGKEEQPVVSRNTLLNLPERIAIAYMPGRIASKLYTCHTQIDNSVASWKKPEEDTTMAA encoded by the coding sequence ATGGCCCTGCTGGCGTGGTCGAGTCCGTGGTATTGGGTCGTGCTCGCCGTGGCGTTGGCCACGGTCGGACTGCTGCATCCCGTGCCGTGGACATTGAAGGACGACGAGGACTCATTCGTCGCTCATCTTGTGTTGTGGGTCCGCAAAGCGGCGGCATACACCGCGCTTTGGGGCATCTTGGCGATACCGTTGTTGGTGTATTGCAGCTTCGTTCTCTCGGCTGACACGTCTTCTGGGCAAGCGTCTAGCGTGTTCCTGGAGTGGGGCGCTGATCGTCTGGGCCGCTACTGGATGATGGTCGCGGGAGCGTTCGTGGTTGGCCTGGCGCTGCGTTTCCTGTGGGACCGCTACGCTGTTCCAGTGCTTTCAAAGTATTGGCGATCGCTTCGCATCGAGCAGGAGACTGACAAGTTGGTCGATGCACGGGAGGAAGTCGCCACGCTCAAGGCGAAGGAGTTCAAGCCGGAAGATTACTTTGTCGACGGCAAAATCTTCTACGGCTTGGACGATGATGGCCAGCCGATTTACTTCGATTTGGACAGGTTCCGCACGACGCACCACGCCATCCTCGGCCCGACGAACTATGGCAAGGGCATCGTGCTGCAGAGCATCTTCAAGCAGTGCATCCGGTTTGGTTTCGGCATTTTTTACGTCGATCCGAAGGGCGACAACTGGCTGCCCTACCTGCTGCAGAACGAAGCGAAGGCGGCCGGCCGCCGCTTCGTCTATCTCGATTTGAATCCGGAAGGGCGTGGCGTTTGGCATCCGTTCCTGGGCGGCGCATTCCGCCAACGACGCACGCGCATCGTGCGCGCGTTCAACCTGGAATCTTTCGGCACGGACGCCGATGTGCACAAGGCGAAGGAGCGCGGGCTGCTCGATGACGCGCTCGAAGGCACTGACGGCACGATCAAATCGCTGTTGGAATACGTGAAAAAGAACGCCGAAACAGGGCGCGACAACCTGTCGACCTTGCGCGATTCCTTGCGTGAATGGTCGCGTGTCGACACGTTCTCACAGTCCGTGAAGCGCAAAGGCCATTCGATCGAACAGTGCCTGATGAACAACGCGATTGTGTATGTGCGTGGTGACCTGGCCGACCCGGTGATTAAGGCCGCGACCAAGGCATACATATCGGAGCTGGTGACGGAAATTAAGCGGCTCGATGCAACGCGGCCGGCGCACGTTGTGCTCGGCATTGACGAGCTGAAGTTCCTGGCCTGCGCGGAAATCAATGAGGCGCTGGCCACGATCCGACAGCACCAGTGCAACATGCTGCTGGCCGCGCAGTCGATTGCGAACCTGGAAGCACCGGACGACAAGCGGCTCGATGGTAAGGCGCTGGCACGGGAATTCGAGGTCAACACGCCGATCAAGTTCGTTTACCGCGCTGCTGACGAGCGCACTGCCGAGTGGGCGGAAAACCTGTCGGCGGGGCAATGGCTCAATGTGGTGCAACGCGAGCAGACGAAGGCGAACAAACACGGGGGCGAGCAGTGGGAAGCGAATCGGACGGTTGGCAAGGAGGAACAGCCGGTCGTTTCGCGCAACACGTTGCTGAATCTGCCTGAGCGCATCGCCATTGCTTACATGCCAGGCCGGATTGCTTCCAAGCTGTACACCTGCCACACGCAAATTGACAACAGTGTCGCATCGTGGAAAAAGCCGGAGGAAGACACGACGATGGCGGCATAG
- a CDS encoding DUF4942 domain-containing protein: MSDLVKSVSIANLASQRAAVVERVRQALDLLGEAQKLASGAHIGFPRLVIDNSYSRRGTVCVTGDYAKRDEAETCILHTIDAEGWNYLLQESGLRTLMDATARDTWAKQIAEGEVPELTAANIEATFGQLYEARGDMFERGVLQCFRRLSWDYKTNQPFKFGKRVIVTGLMTGGYAGSRATNELDDLMRVFHVLDGQPEADHRNGMHALISGARHERRREAENAYLHLRWFKNGNGHATFKRPDLVDKLNLILAKHYPAALAAERRR, encoded by the coding sequence ATGAGCGACTTGGTAAAGAGCGTCAGCATCGCCAATCTGGCGAGCCAGCGCGCGGCAGTGGTGGAACGTGTGCGCCAAGCGCTGGACCTGCTGGGCGAGGCCCAGAAGCTGGCCAGCGGCGCGCATATCGGCTTTCCGCGCCTCGTCATTGACAACAGCTATTCGAGGCGCGGCACCGTGTGCGTGACGGGCGACTACGCGAAGCGTGACGAGGCGGAAACCTGCATCCTGCACACCATCGACGCCGAGGGCTGGAATTACCTGCTTCAGGAGTCCGGGCTGCGCACCTTGATGGATGCCACGGCCCGCGATACGTGGGCAAAACAGATTGCCGAGGGCGAGGTGCCTGAACTGACCGCCGCCAACATCGAGGCGACGTTCGGTCAACTCTACGAGGCGCGCGGCGACATGTTCGAGCGCGGCGTCCTGCAATGCTTCCGCCGACTTTCTTGGGACTACAAAACCAATCAGCCATTCAAGTTCGGCAAGCGGGTCATCGTGACGGGCCTGATGACAGGCGGCTATGCAGGCAGCCGCGCGACGAACGAACTGGACGATCTGATGCGCGTCTTCCACGTGCTCGACGGCCAGCCCGAAGCGGACCACAGGAACGGCATGCACGCGCTGATTTCCGGCGCGCGGCACGAAAGGCGCAGAGAAGCCGAAAACGCCTATCTGCATTTGCGCTGGTTCAAGAACGGGAACGGGCATGCCACGTTCAAGCGGCCCGATCTGGTGGACAAGCTCAATCTCATCTTGGCCAAGCACTACCCGGCCGCGCTCGCGGCCGAGCGGAGGCGGTGA
- a CDS encoding ParB/RepB/Spo0J family partition protein — protein sequence MQRNLITVPLSCLVDSDANVRTGELPNIPALAATIRVHGLMHPLVVTEVKKGRKTCYPVAAGRRRRAALELLRDQGAIDADHEVLCLLAESEAEALELSTAENIEREDMHPADEYEAFRRMVDAGTSIEDVAARYGVTPAVVERRLKLAKVSPALIAAYRADDMSLEQLMAMTVTDDHAAQEQVWKFQPHHERTPEKLRRALLGQDTVRSDSPLAAYVGKDAYLAAGGRMQVDLFQSAAYWLDGALVRDMALGKMGAEAEAIRTAEGWAWALALLNPSYSDMDAFGHAPTTLREPTKKEAAAIKKLDTRKAKIERDMGSMEERGEEESEAYAALSDEWDKIESELSDLSDQMQVVADKSLAGVVVLFQHNTVKILRGAIKPEDRKAAAKIERAATRAASGDGDGTDAAPAPTLSEKLTRALTAQRTTALQAVLIERTDVALATLAYGLVSSLWSERYWRANAVGVRTTDMRYTVTQADASIETSRAWQQIEAASEAWKTRLPEELDALWPVLLAMPRDELLSLLAFCTAVTVNGIQPRAGEHETDVIAQSVALDMADWWEATTESYLSHVPKAQVLAAVTEGVGAAEAAPLAAMKKGQMVEAAARALAGKRWLPSVLQASATP from the coding sequence ATGCAACGCAACCTGATTACCGTCCCCCTGTCCTGCCTTGTCGATTCCGACGCCAACGTGCGCACCGGCGAACTGCCGAACATCCCGGCGCTTGCCGCGACTATCCGCGTGCATGGCCTCATGCACCCGCTGGTCGTCACCGAAGTCAAAAAGGGCCGCAAGACCTGCTATCCCGTCGCCGCAGGGCGTCGGCGCCGCGCCGCTCTGGAACTGCTGCGCGATCAAGGCGCGATCGATGCCGATCATGAAGTGCTGTGCCTGCTGGCGGAGAGCGAAGCGGAGGCACTGGAACTGTCCACGGCGGAGAACATCGAGCGCGAAGACATGCACCCCGCCGACGAATATGAAGCCTTCCGCAGGATGGTGGACGCCGGCACCAGCATCGAGGACGTGGCAGCGCGCTACGGCGTCACGCCCGCTGTCGTGGAGCGGCGCCTGAAGCTGGCCAAGGTGTCGCCCGCGCTGATCGCCGCCTATCGCGCTGACGATATGTCGCTTGAACAACTGATGGCTATGACCGTCACGGACGATCACGCGGCGCAAGAACAGGTGTGGAAGTTTCAGCCTCACCATGAGCGCACGCCGGAAAAGCTGCGCCGCGCGCTGCTCGGACAGGACACCGTGCGCTCGGACAGCCCCCTCGCCGCCTATGTCGGCAAGGATGCCTATCTCGCTGCGGGTGGGCGCATGCAGGTGGACTTGTTCCAGTCCGCTGCCTACTGGCTTGACGGTGCGCTCGTGCGGGATATGGCGCTGGGCAAGATGGGCGCAGAGGCCGAGGCGATCCGCACCGCCGAGGGCTGGGCATGGGCGCTGGCGCTGCTGAATCCGAGCTACAGCGATATGGACGCTTTCGGCCACGCTCCGACAACCCTGCGCGAACCGACCAAGAAGGAAGCCGCCGCGATCAAGAAGCTGGATACCCGCAAAGCCAAGATCGAGCGCGACATGGGCAGCATGGAGGAACGAGGCGAGGAAGAATCCGAGGCGTATGCGGCGCTGTCTGACGAGTGGGACAAGATCGAAAGCGAATTGAGCGACCTGAGCGACCAGATGCAGGTCGTGGCCGACAAGAGTCTTGCGGGCGTTGTCGTTCTCTTCCAGCACAACACCGTCAAGATTCTGCGCGGCGCGATCAAGCCGGAAGACCGCAAGGCCGCTGCCAAGATCGAGCGCGCCGCCACGCGCGCCGCATCCGGTGACGGTGACGGCACCGACGCTGCACCCGCACCCACCCTTTCAGAAAAGCTCACCCGCGCCCTGACCGCACAACGCACCACGGCCCTGCAGGCGGTGCTGATCGAGCGCACCGATGTTGCGCTCGCCACGCTCGCTTATGGGCTGGTTTCGTCGCTGTGGTCGGAACGCTATTGGCGTGCCAACGCGGTCGGCGTGCGCACCACCGACATGCGCTACACCGTCACACAGGCTGATGCCAGCATCGAAACCTCGCGCGCGTGGCAGCAGATCGAGGCCGCAAGCGAAGCTTGGAAGACCCGCCTGCCGGAAGAACTCGATGCGCTGTGGCCGGTGCTTCTGGCGATGCCGCGCGACGAACTGCTGTCGCTGCTGGCCTTCTGCACTGCCGTGACAGTGAACGGCATCCAGCCGCGCGCGGGCGAGCACGAAACCGATGTGATCGCGCAATCCGTCGCGCTCGACATGGCCGACTGGTGGGAAGCCACCACCGAGAGCTACTTGTCGCACGTGCCCAAGGCACAAGTGCTGGCCGCAGTCACGGAAGGCGTCGGTGCCGCCGAGGCGGCACCGCTCGCCGCGATGAAGAAGGGGCAAATGGTGGAGGCCGCCGCGCGCGCGCTCGCGGGCAAGCGCTGGCTGCCCTCCGTCCTGCAAGCCAGCGCTACGCCTTAG
- a CDS encoding DUF932 domain-containing protein, with amino-acid sequence MSYLSLRNANVVRSKTPLADDDIRRVAPSIFADGKHESRSDRYTYIPTIDVLNGLRKEGFQPYMAMQTRVRDDGKREHTKHLLRLRHVDHVVDVGQEVNEIVLLNSHDGSSAYQMRAGVHRFICSNGLVVGDDFADIRIPHKGNVIDQVIEGAFTVLDTFEAVDTQRDGMKALTLNGGEQQAFARAALALRYDETVAPAPITDTDLLSVRRMDDRAPDLWTTFNRVQENIIKGGVRGRNATGKRTTTRAVNGIDQGVKLNRALWVLAEEMRKLKA; translated from the coding sequence ATGTCTTACCTGTCGCTGCGCAATGCCAACGTCGTGCGCTCCAAGACCCCGCTGGCCGATGACGACATCCGCCGCGTTGCGCCCTCCATCTTCGCGGACGGCAAGCACGAAAGCCGCTCCGATCGGTATACCTACATTCCCACCATCGACGTGCTGAACGGCCTGCGCAAGGAAGGTTTTCAGCCGTACATGGCAATGCAGACCCGCGTGCGCGACGATGGCAAGCGCGAGCACACCAAACACCTGTTGCGCCTGCGCCATGTCGACCACGTGGTCGACGTGGGGCAAGAGGTAAACGAAATCGTCCTGCTCAACAGCCACGATGGATCGAGCGCCTACCAGATGCGGGCCGGTGTTCATCGCTTCATCTGCTCTAACGGCTTGGTGGTTGGCGACGACTTCGCGGACATCCGTATCCCGCACAAGGGCAACGTGATCGATCAAGTCATCGAGGGCGCATTCACCGTGCTCGATACGTTCGAGGCTGTGGACACGCAGCGCGACGGCATGAAGGCGCTCACGCTCAACGGCGGCGAGCAGCAGGCTTTCGCGCGTGCCGCGCTCGCCCTGCGCTACGACGAAACCGTGGCACCCGCTCCCATCACCGATACCGACCTGCTGAGCGTCCGCCGCATGGATGATCGCGCGCCCGACCTGTGGACCACGTTCAACCGCGTGCAAGAAAACATCATCAAGGGCGGTGTGCGCGGTCGCAATGCGACCGGCAAGCGCACCACCACGCGCGCCGTGAACGGCATTGACCAGGGCGTCAAGCTCAATCGCGCCCTGTGGGTGCTCGCTGAGGAAATGCGCAAGCTCAAGGCCTAG
- a CDS encoding DUF3717 domain-containing protein, producing the protein MTTYTISQIEQAINYWRAAEPGGEFALNAQARALACIYGLMIYDGRAHVALADLTVGQVEALTAALGTQ; encoded by the coding sequence ATGACTACGTACACCATCTCGCAGATCGAGCAAGCCATCAACTACTGGCGTGCAGCAGAGCCTGGCGGTGAGTTCGCCTTGAACGCGCAAGCCCGGGCCCTCGCCTGCATCTACGGCCTGATGATCTATGACGGCCGCGCGCACGTCGCGCTGGCGGATCTCACCGTTGGCCAGGTGGAAGCGCTGACCGCTGCGCTGGGCACGCAGTGA
- a CDS encoding phospholipase D family nuclease: protein MTPRRLPSFVPGLVLASTVALSPIGSYAEGVSLQNTGTVTVYFSPAGGAADAIARSIEAAHTRVWLAGYEFTHPRIARALAQAADPRRHVDVRVVLDQENVRSSYSVATYLVHAGVHVRIDWTHPRMHQKTVVIDDNIVGLGSMNFTRAGDERNSENWNVFRGNPQLAQLYAQAFLQLHAQSMPYSDR, encoded by the coding sequence ATGACGCCGCGCCGCCTACCCTCGTTTGTGCCCGGCCTGGTGCTGGCCAGCACTGTTGCACTGTCTCCGATCGGCAGCTATGCAGAAGGCGTCTCGCTGCAGAACACCGGCACCGTCACCGTCTATTTCTCGCCGGCCGGCGGTGCCGCCGACGCGATCGCGCGGTCCATCGAGGCGGCCCACACGCGCGTGTGGCTTGCCGGCTACGAGTTCACGCACCCACGCATCGCCCGCGCGCTTGCGCAAGCTGCAGATCCGCGCCGGCATGTCGACGTGCGCGTGGTGCTTGACCAGGAGAACGTTCGTTCGTCCTACAGCGTGGCAACCTACCTGGTGCACGCCGGCGTGCACGTGCGGATCGACTGGACGCATCCTCGCATGCACCAGAAGACCGTCGTTATCGACGACAACATCGTGGGCCTGGGCAGCATGAATTTCACGCGCGCCGGCGACGAGAGGAATTCCGAAAATTGGAATGTGTTTCGCGGCAACCCTCAGCTCGCGCAGCTCTATGCGCAGGCATTCCTGCAGCTGCACGCGCAATCAATGCCGTATTCAGATCGTTGA
- a CDS encoding DUF2274 domain-containing protein: MTEKKARLMLPVAKPVPQHATLKLTIPAGLHAALLHYQDAYREMNEAELSMDDIGEYILRQHLRRDKAFAAWAETRGIKLEI, encoded by the coding sequence ATGACTGAAAAGAAAGCTCGCCTCATGCTGCCCGTCGCCAAGCCGGTTCCGCAGCACGCCACGCTCAAGTTGACTATTCCAGCGGGCTTGCATGCCGCGCTGCTGCATTACCAGGATGCCTATCGGGAGATGAACGAAGCCGAACTATCCATGGATGACATCGGCGAATACATCCTGCGTCAGCACCTGCGCCGCGACAAGGCGTTTGCCGCATGGGCCGAAACACGCGGCATCAAGCTCGAAATCTAG
- a CDS encoding carbon-nitrogen hydrolase family protein has protein sequence MQAKTLLSALAYAAAGAGIAFAAWYPGNWVIVLLALPVLWAASPGRVAAGTMWAGYYLVAARDIPVVCARFFSVHGELGATPALAVGVAFWIAQACVLAMPWMVLKPAPASRQRGLWWRAALALLVSTVPPIGIVGWVSPLHVASVLLPGAGIYSLVYAVLVLAGLACYPLWLFPVRRPAALGAALVLLVAPVASSEALPRPPAGWVAVNTAMGQLDQASYAALYARSEALQLAARKAFDAGARVVVLPEEMTGLWRDSTQFWWDSSLTQLKDSRQTLVMGVDLLVSESPRRYADSAIVLGAGDGRFDSRQPVPAGLWRPMAPLSAVLGDLSQDFLTIDGHRAAFSICYEDFLFWPHWRLFLVRPDVLLGLANNWFDDGLAVGEIQRQSISSIARIAGVPLLRAVNVPNSPTLNAKP, from the coding sequence ATGCAGGCCAAAACGTTGCTCTCAGCTCTCGCCTACGCCGCGGCCGGTGCTGGCATCGCGTTCGCCGCCTGGTATCCCGGCAACTGGGTGATCGTGCTGCTTGCGCTGCCGGTGCTCTGGGCGGCAAGCCCGGGCCGAGTTGCAGCGGGCACGATGTGGGCCGGCTACTACCTGGTGGCCGCTCGTGACATCCCGGTCGTATGCGCCCGGTTTTTCTCGGTCCACGGCGAACTGGGTGCGACGCCGGCACTCGCCGTCGGCGTCGCGTTCTGGATCGCCCAGGCCTGCGTGCTTGCAATGCCATGGATGGTGCTCAAGCCGGCGCCGGCATCGCGTCAACGCGGCCTCTGGTGGCGCGCGGCGTTGGCGCTGCTGGTATCGACCGTGCCACCCATCGGCATCGTCGGCTGGGTCTCGCCGTTGCATGTCGCCAGCGTCTTGCTCCCGGGTGCCGGCATCTACAGCCTGGTGTATGCCGTTCTCGTTTTAGCCGGGCTGGCGTGCTATCCCTTGTGGCTGTTCCCTGTGCGTCGGCCCGCCGCGCTCGGCGCTGCGTTGGTGCTCCTGGTTGCTCCTGTGGCCTCATCCGAGGCGCTTCCACGGCCGCCGGCGGGCTGGGTCGCGGTCAATACGGCAATGGGCCAGCTCGACCAGGCCAGCTATGCAGCCCTCTATGCGCGCTCCGAAGCGTTGCAGCTCGCCGCACGCAAGGCGTTCGACGCCGGCGCGCGCGTGGTCGTCTTGCCGGAAGAAATGACCGGTCTGTGGCGGGACTCTACGCAGTTCTGGTGGGATAGCTCACTTACTCAACTCAAGGACTCAAGGCAAACACTCGTCATGGGTGTTGACCTGCTCGTTTCGGAATCACCCCGCCGCTACGCTGACAGCGCCATCGTGCTCGGCGCTGGCGATGGCCGATTCGACAGCCGCCAGCCGGTGCCGGCAGGCCTGTGGCGGCCCATGGCGCCCCTGAGCGCCGTTCTAGGTGACCTTAGCCAAGACTTCCTCACCATCGATGGCCACCGTGCGGCGTTTTCCATCTGCTACGAAGACTTCCTGTTCTGGCCGCACTGGCGCCTGTTCCTGGTTCGCCCGGATGTGCTGCTCGGCCTTGCCAACAACTGGTTTGACGACGGCCTGGCCGTTGGCGAGATTCAGCGTCAAAGCATTTCTTCTATTGCACGCATTGCCGGCGTTCCGCTTCTGCGCGCCGTCAACGTGCCCAACTCACCCACCCTCAACGCAAAACCATGA
- a CDS encoding TrbG/VirB9 family P-type conjugative transfer protein has protein sequence MKSFVRFICALMLAAVLPASAFAAPNAYNFGWTTSGADMVKPFQVFDDGQYIYVQFDDPAHVPAILTETPNGTALLSWRRSYPYIVISYQANVLIFRAGNQEARATRWYVDGVPQVVLRGAAAPVKTTGAAASQDQ, from the coding sequence ATGAAATCCTTTGTTCGCTTCATTTGCGCGCTGATGCTCGCCGCCGTTCTGCCCGCCAGCGCATTCGCGGCTCCGAATGCGTACAACTTCGGCTGGACCACCAGCGGCGCCGACATGGTGAAACCGTTCCAGGTCTTCGACGATGGCCAGTACATCTACGTTCAATTCGATGATCCGGCGCACGTGCCCGCCATCCTCACTGAGACGCCCAACGGCACCGCACTTCTCAGCTGGCGCCGCAGCTATCCATACATCGTCATCAGCTATCAGGCCAATGTGCTGATCTTCCGCGCGGGCAACCAGGAAGCTCGGGCAACGAGGTGGTACGTGGATGGTGTGCCACAGGTGGTGTTGCGCGGCGCTGCCGCGCCGGTCAAGACCACGGGCGCAGCGGCGTCACAAGACCAGTAA
- a CDS encoding TrbI/VirB10 family protein yields MATPDRNAAPMTNEPAPRVRVRRGLAKTISIFFGATILSIVFVRYFTHPRETADQRARREQLEQLAKEQPASGDALAQKLENQFTRAQTEHPAPAAPAAPKTPPSGPVPNGMVGGASAPAGVPAGAPGSQEGLTPEQRLALQRASQETDTMAVVSYGDREQGAAASAGTNPISDYIASLQRQQADKRTAPGEAGTPAIQAQLAALAAANSQSQNTPGSATNARHVAWQGQQTNQGQSATLTPQAAESPFMVMPGTPIPVVLNQGVNSDMPGQYSATVDRDIYDSINGSCRLIAKGTRIVGASNSDVAIGQERMQMGAALMIFRNGASMVLDGLNGADPNGEAGVSADVNNHFFKIFGSTFLIAGIAQYIGRNQSQPTGTTLNINGGGGATGLTSAAGQAVSQTTQTILQRNSNIQPTLRLDPGQKLVFITKAPIRIPPNTVAGECYQ; encoded by the coding sequence ATGGCCACGCCTGACCGCAATGCGGCCCCCATGACCAATGAGCCTGCCCCGCGCGTTCGTGTGCGACGGGGGCTGGCCAAGACGATCTCCATTTTCTTCGGTGCCACGATTCTGTCGATCGTGTTTGTGCGCTATTTCACGCACCCGCGTGAAACGGCCGACCAACGGGCACGGCGCGAACAGCTCGAACAACTGGCGAAGGAACAGCCGGCTTCGGGAGATGCGCTTGCTCAGAAGCTGGAGAATCAATTCACGCGCGCACAAACGGAGCATCCGGCACCCGCGGCGCCGGCGGCGCCGAAGACGCCGCCATCCGGCCCTGTGCCGAACGGCATGGTAGGCGGCGCATCCGCGCCGGCCGGCGTGCCGGCGGGTGCGCCTGGTTCCCAGGAAGGGCTGACCCCGGAGCAGCGTCTTGCGCTGCAGCGAGCCTCCCAGGAGACCGACACCATGGCGGTGGTGTCCTATGGCGATCGCGAGCAAGGCGCTGCAGCCAGTGCCGGCACCAATCCGATTTCCGATTACATCGCGTCGCTGCAGCGTCAACAGGCCGACAAACGTACCGCGCCTGGTGAAGCTGGGACACCTGCCATTCAAGCGCAGCTCGCCGCGCTTGCGGCGGCCAACAGCCAGAGCCAGAACACGCCCGGTTCCGCAACGAACGCGCGTCACGTCGCGTGGCAGGGACAGCAGACGAACCAAGGCCAGAGCGCAACGTTGACCCCGCAAGCCGCCGAATCGCCGTTCATGGTTATGCCCGGCACGCCCATCCCGGTTGTGCTCAACCAAGGCGTCAACAGCGACATGCCCGGGCAGTACAGCGCGACCGTCGACCGGGACATCTACGACAGCATCAATGGCTCATGCCGATTGATCGCAAAAGGCACTCGGATCGTCGGGGCGAGCAATAGCGACGTAGCGATCGGACAGGAGCGTATGCAGATGGGCGCCGCGCTCATGATCTTCCGTAACGGCGCATCGATGGTGCTCGATGGGTTGAACGGAGCCGATCCGAACGGTGAAGCCGGCGTGTCAGCCGACGTCAACAATCACTTCTTCAAGATTTTCGGCTCCACGTTCCTGATTGCCGGCATCGCTCAATACATCGGCCGCAATCAAAGCCAGCCAACCGGCACGACGCTCAATATCAATGGCGGCGGCGGTGCCACCGGCTTGACCTCCGCTGCTGGACAGGCGGTTTCGCAGACCACGCAGACGATCCTGCAGCGCAACTCCAACATCCAGCCGACATTGCGGCTCGATCCTGGCCAGAAGCTTGTTTTCATCACCAAAGCGCCTATCCGAATTCCACCTAATACCGTTGCTGGGGAGTGCTACCAATGA